Proteins found in one Drosophila busckii strain San Diego stock center, stock number 13000-0081.31 chromosome 2R, ASM1175060v1, whole genome shotgun sequence genomic segment:
- the LOC108595689 gene encoding U6 small nuclear RNA (adenine-(43)-N(6))-methyltransferase — translation MVRNRKKPFAMHPRNVLRTAPDYTKLAIKHSNFRRVCELELNGKVRINFRNEQTLRELTKMLLLEYFELEVDFAPGSLVPTLVLRLNYILWLEDLLAALKLTTVHGIDIGCGSSCIYSLLAAKKNQWQMLALESKLSNIEYARQNIQRNGLQELVEVYGQPDKQNIFKSYFEASSIDARTYEFCLCNPPFFDSNAAHPFDANTRNPARRPAPNNVRTGSAEELTCSGGEVQFVQRIIDESLLYKQRVLIYTSMLGVKANVPKILDYLKQREINNVTTTEFHQGHTTRWAIAWSFKDINLNIATKH, via the exons ATGGTGCGAAATCGCAAAAAACCGTTTGCTATGCATCCGCGCAATGTGCTGCGCACTGCGCCCGATTACACCAAGCTGGCCATAAAGCACAGCAACTTTCGCCGAGTCTGCGAATTG GAGCTCAATGGCAAGGTAAGAATTAATTTTCGCAATGAGCAGACGCTGCGTGAGTTAaccaaaatgctgctgctggaataTTTTGAGCTGGAAGTGGATTTTGCACCAGGTAGTTTGGTGCCCACTTTGGTGCTGCGCTTGAATTATATATTGTGGCTGGAGGATTTGCTAGCAGCGCTAAAACTAACCACAGTGCATGGCATAGATATAG GTTGCGGTTCTAGCTGCATTTACTCACTGCTGGCGGCAAAGAAGAATCAATGGCAAATGCTGGCGCTGGAGTCTAAGCTGAGCAACATAGAATATGCGCGTCAGAATATACAACGTAATGGACTGCAAGAGCTGGTTGAAGTCTATGGACAGCCTGATAAACAGAATATATTCAAGAGCTACTTTGAGGCTAGCAGCATAGATGCAAGAACTTACGAGTTCTGTCTGTGCAATCCGCCGTTCTTTGACTCCAACGCAGCGCATCCCTTTGACGCCAACACACGCAATCCTGCACGACGCCCAGCACCAAATAATGTGCGCACTGGCAGCGCTGAGGAGCTTACTTGCAGTGGGGGCGAAGTGCAGTTTGTGCAAAGAATTATTGATGAAAGTTTGCTCTACAAGCAGCGCGTGCT CATCTACACGAGCATGTTGGGTGTCAAGGCCAATGTGCCCAAGATATTGGATTATCTTAAGCAGCGCGAGATAAACAATGTGACAACAACAGAATTTCATCAAGGACACACCACACGCTGGGCCATAGCGTGGAGTTTTAAGgacatcaatttaaatatagcaaCTAAGCACTAA
- the LOC108595969 gene encoding DNA-directed RNA polymerases I, II, and III subunit RPABC4: MSETSSKENVKTAMTYICGECHHENEMRPRDPIRCRECGYRIMYKKRTKRLVVFDAR, from the exons ATGTCAGAGACAAGCTCGAAGGAGAATGTTAAGACCGCTATGACATATATTTGTGGCG AGTGTCATCATGAAAACGAGATGCGCCCAAGAGATCCCATCCGTTGCCGCGAGTGCGGCTACCGCATCATGTACAAGAAGCGCACAAAGCGTC TTGTTGTCTTCGACGCGCGTTAG